Genomic window (Spirosoma sp. KCTC 42546):
ATCAATCAAGACGACGATGAGATCAGTCGACTATCATCAACTATCAATCGATTACTGGACCGGGTCACGGAGTCGTTTCGATTACAACGGATGTTTGTGGCCAACGTATCGCATGAGTTGAAAAATCCGCTCACACAAATCAGTTCGCAATTGGAAGTAAGCTTGTTAAAACACCGTGAACCAGAGGCTTATCAAAAAACGATTCGTTCGGTACTGGATGATGTGGGTGATCTGGCAACGCTTACCCATGAGTTATTGAAACTCTCTCAGGTGAATCAGGAAGATGCCATCGGGCTCTTAACCGATACCGTTCGACTGGACGAAATCGTTTGGGATATTCGGGATGAGGTAACAGCCATCAATCCTCGTTACCAAGTAACCATCGAATTCGGTGCGCTTCCCGATGACCCCGACCAGCTAGCGGTGCAGGGCAATAAAACCTTACTGGCAACGGCTTTAAAAAATCTGACGGAAAATGCCTGCAAATTTTCTGATGATGGGCAGGCGCTGATTCACGTTAGTTTTGATCCCAACTGGTTAACGATTAGCATTCAGAATAGGGGCCAATCCATCCCATCAGCCGACCTACCCTATATTTTCGAGCCCTTTTACCGCAGCCGCCAAACCGCCGATGTGCGCGGTTACGGCGTAGGTCTTTCGCTTGTGGAGCGTATCATTCGGCTGCATCAGGGCAAAATCCAGGTTACCTCAACGGCGGGCAAACCAACCATATTTAGCATCGAGTTATCCCGGCAGACGCGCCAATTCTAAGCAGTTTCTAAGCAGTTTATCAGTGAATCCTAAGTCGTGCTTAGCAACTTTGGCTATCCCTACGTATCTAACTATAACGCGATGATGACTGAAAAAACCGCAATTCAACCCTACTCCCCGTTCTTTCCCCCAGGTCCGGCAACCCCGTCGAAGACGCGCCCTAAATCAAAATACATGTACGAAGAAGACCCAAAAAAGCCAGACTGGTTACTCTTATTAATCAGTGCTTTGGTGCTCTTGACCCTGCTCATTGCCTGGTTTGTCGATATTCCTGCCTTATTCCACTACTAGTTTGATTCGCTTACTTTTTGTACGGCTCTGAAGCCACTTTTCAATGCGTTGCTTTTCAGCGTTCGTATGCTTTCGGGAGAACCGGGCATATACGAGCATGACGGTATCGGGCCGGGTGCTGTTTCCGCTCATTACCAGCGATTGGGCAGCGGTAAAGGTTTGTACATCGGGCATGAGCGTCTTAAGCTCATTTCGCAGATCGGCTACCGACAAATTCGCGGAATGAGTCAGATCGATATACCGGCGAAGGGAGTCAATGATATGGTCTTTGCGGGCAATAGACGACTGGCTGTATTTTATTACCTGATCGGTTACTGTATTCTTGAGCGCATCCACATCCACTTCCGTATCTTTAAAACTTCCCTGTTTCACCACAAGATTCACGTTACCCAGGCCATAGGCTGGCATCTTGGTACGTAGTAGGTTAATTGAGTCCTTTGGTAGCGGCTCTCCCACCAGCGAGAGTTCCAATGTACTCTGCCGACGATTAAAACGAGCTGCGTATTGGATGACTTGCCGGTACTGAAAATTACATTCAGTTGTTACAAATCGCTTTGCTGATTCCTCAAATATGGTTTTACGAACAATTTGATAGCCAAGATAGCTACTGGGTACCACCACAATGACTACAGCAAACCAGATCGTATGCCGAACCCGCTGTTCAACCTCAGGTGTAGGATATTGTCTCTGGTGGTAACCCAGAAATCGGACGATCAGAAAGGTGGCAATACTAATACATATAGCATTGATAAGAAACAGGTAAAATGCCCCGGCAAAGTAGTATAGATTACCGGTAGCTAATCCGTAACCGGCGGTACATAAGGGCGGCATCAGCGCGGTGGCTATTGCCACACCCGGAATCACATTGCTCACTTTCTCCCGGCGCGAACCGGCAACAATCCCAGCCAGACCTCCCAGAAAGGCCACCAACGCATCCCAGACCGTGGGGGATGTTCGAGCTACTAATTCAGATTGAGCCAAATGCAGCGGACTTACGAAAAAATAGAGCGTGGAGGTCAATAAACTAATGAATACAGCCAGGCCTAAGTTCTTCAACGCTCGCTGGATCATCGTCAGGTCGTTGATACCCACGCCTAGCCCAATACCCATAATAGGGCCCATTAATGGAGAGATAAGAAAAGCCCCGGTAATAACAGCCGGGGAGTTGATATTCAGACCAATAGAGGCAATAAATATGGCAAAAATCAGCGTCCACAAGTTAATGCCCCGAAACTCGATTCCCCGGCTAATGGCTTGTATCACATCCGTTTCGTCGTCTTTATCTTCTTCTAGACTAAACCGTTCGCGCAGAAACGCGCTGAATTGGGCTAAGGGTTCCGACTTTTTGATTTTGGGTTCATTTTGATCGTCTA
Coding sequences:
- a CDS encoding sensor histidine kinase KdpD; its protein translation is MTIRKRLTLRFTSLVSSIILLAFVSIYAFCWFFISSDFYRRLDRKANTTGDMLIRHRLDAQLIRQLGRIRKDQLPNQNIMVFDSRDSIIFITNERLPITIPKSVLADIRQDKQKDFQQKGYYLSGTRFMTASGQYVVIASAVNVYGDEFLRRLLWALAVLFFLIVGITAFSGWFFAGDALRPMQQIDQIVSDIFPRNRDERLLINQDDDEISRLSSTINRLLDRVTESFRLQRMFVANVSHELKNPLTQISSQLEVSLLKHREPEAYQKTIRSVLDDVGDLATLTHELLKLSQVNQEDAIGLLTDTVRLDEIVWDIRDEVTAINPRYQVTIEFGALPDDPDQLAVQGNKTLLATALKNLTENACKFSDDGQALIHVSFDPNWLTISIQNRGQSIPSADLPYIFEPFYRSRQTADVRGYGVGLSLVERIIRLHQGKIQVTSTAGKPTIFSIELSRQTRQF
- a CDS encoding DUF389 domain-containing protein, which translates into the protein MTVDDQNEPKIKKSEPLAQFSAFLRERFSLEEDKDDETDVIQAISRGIEFRGINLWTLIFAIFIASIGLNINSPAVITGAFLISPLMGPIMGIGLGVGINDLTMIQRALKNLGLAVFISLLTSTLYFFVSPLHLAQSELVARTSPTVWDALVAFLGGLAGIVAGSRREKVSNVIPGVAIATALMPPLCTAGYGLATGNLYYFAGAFYLFLINAICISIATFLIVRFLGYHQRQYPTPEVEQRVRHTIWFAVVIVVVPSSYLGYQIVRKTIFEESAKRFVTTECNFQYRQVIQYAARFNRRQSTLELSLVGEPLPKDSINLLRTKMPAYGLGNVNLVVKQGSFKDTEVDVDALKNTVTDQVIKYSQSSIARKDHIIDSLRRYIDLTHSANLSVADLRNELKTLMPDVQTFTAAQSLVMSGNSTRPDTVMLVYARFSRKHTNAEKQRIEKWLQSRTKSKRIKLVVE